The genomic stretch TATAGCACTAAATCAATCAATTTAAACATTGGTCGGGGTGACACGAATTGAACGTGCGACCCCTGCGTCCCGAACGCAGTGCTCTACCAGGCTGAGCTACACCCCGACAAGTAAAAATTACATTATAGTAATTCTTTTCTAAAATTGCCTTTGTATCGCAAATTGTGCAAGATTTTCCAGTCCTTCACGATATGAAGACACGGGTAAATCATCAAGGTTTTGAATTGCTTGCTCGGCAAGTTGTTTGGCCCTATCCAAAGTATATTCTACGGCCTGTGTTCGTTTAATGGTGGTCAGAATGGCAGGCAAATTATCACGACTACTATTTTCGATGGCATGGCGTATACAGGAAGCGTCTGTAGCATCCGCGTGTTTCAGGGCATAGATAAGTGGCAGCGTTGTTTTGCCTTCTGCGAGATCATCCCCTGTATTTTTACCGAGCTCAGAACTGTCCCCGACATAATCTAATGCATCGTCAATCAATTGAAAAGCTATTCCCAAATCGAGGGCATAACGTCCCAAAGAGCGTCTCAATGATTCAGGAGCATGACAAATCGTTGCTGTCATTTCTGCGGCCGCTTGAAATAATCGTGCCGTTTTATCCATGATGACATCGAAATATTGAGCTTCGGTGATGTCGGCATTATTTCGATTGACGAGTTGCTTAACTTCACCTTCAGTGAGGTTGTTGGTTGTATTAGCCAATATATCGATGGCTTCAAAATTTCTTAATTGTGAGATGAGTTGAAATGTTCGAGTGGTTAAAAAATCTCCGACTAAAATGCTCGCTGAATTGCCCCAAATATCATTTGCCGTTCGATCGCCGCGTCGCAAATTAGAATTATCAATAACATCATCATGTAGTAGAGTCGCTGTGTGAATAAATTCCATAATTGCGGCAATTTTAATATGATCGTTACCTTGGTAATTCAACGCGTTTGCAACCAAGAGCACGAGCAGTGGTCGTAATCGTTTGCCGCCACTATTGATGATGTGTTTACACACTTGACCTATGAGCGGAACGTTGGAAGCCAGCTGGTCGTGTATCAGTTGATCGACGGAATTAAAGTTGTGAGCCACGAGTGCTTTAATCGACTTAATGTCGATGAGCTGATTAGAGGGTGTTTTCACTGTCATTGTGTGTCACTCGATAATAGGTAGGACAAGGTTATGGAGTGAATCTGTGCCTGTCAAGGCTAGAAAACAGAATGGATGCTCCACCCACTCAGGCCTCGCGTGAACCTCTTCCGCTCAATGGGCCATCCATGGCCCATCCCGCTATCATCCTGTTACCTATTCGCTCCAGAGGTTAACGCGAGGCCTGAGTGGGTGGTTTAGCCACTTCGTTTTTGCTTGCCCTTATTAACCCCGATAATTTTATTAGGATCGTATCGAGGTCTATCGCTAGGAAAGATTTCTGCTAGAATGGACTTATGAAGCCTTCAGTACACTATCAACAATTGATTGAGACGCGCCTTATTGAGCGTGATGAGCAGCAAATGAAATTGCTGCCGTTGCTCGATGAACTTTATACGGAACTATGTTCTCAAAACCAGCTTGGTGTGAAAGTACCTCGTAAAATTCGTCAATTTTTCGGCTGTGGACGTCCACCTAAAGGGTTGTATGTTTGGGGTGGGGTAGGAACCGGAAAAAGTTTTTTAATCGATAATTTTTTTAATTGTTTACCGTTTACCGATAAGTTGCGTATGCATTTTCACAATTTCATGGATAGTGTGCATTTTGAACTCACAGAATATCAGGGTACTGCAGACCCTTTAACGCAAGTCGCTAAAGATTTTGCAAAACGTACTCGAATTTTATGTCTTGATGAATTAATGGTTAATGATATAGCCGACGCGATGATTCTTGGAGAATTATTTAAAAAACTCATCGCTCACGAAGTATGTTTGGTTTTCACCAGCAATATTGAACCTTCGCGTTTATATGAAAAAGGTTTACAGCGTCAGCGGTTTCTGCCTGCTATCAAACTGATAGAGGAACATTCTCATATCATTAAATTAGATAGTGGATTTGATTATCGTGAACGAAACAGTGGTCACGCCCAGCATTATTTACAACCTCTAAATGAAAACACAGATGCTAAAATGCGAGAGTATTTTTTACAGTACAGCAATGGTGAAGATATTAGCGCCGGTGAAATTGAAATTCATGATCGTCATATTAAATTTATAGGGCGTGCTCACGATGTTATTTGGTTTAATTTTAGTAAGATTTGCACGGTTCCGCGTTCACAAAAAGATTATTTAGCCATTGCCAAAGATTTTAAAACGGTGATGATCAGCGATGTTGTTGCTTTAAAACCTCATGAAACAACCATAGTTCAAGATTTTATCAGTTTAATTGATGTTTTATATGACCACAAAGTTCGAGTTATTATTAGTGCTCAAGTTGGTATCGATCAACTTTATCCCCATGGGCGACTCGTATTTCCTTTTATGCGTACAATGTCGCGTTTGATGGAAATGCAGGGGCTAGATTGGGTTGTTTCTAGCGTTGCTTCAGTGAAATTGTGAAGCTCTCTCCAAATTCTGGAGCGATAAATGCGTCGGCGGGGATGTTATATTTCTTCTTTGCCGCTTCTAAATCAATGACAGGTTGC from Gammaproteobacteria bacterium encodes the following:
- a CDS encoding polyprenyl synthetase family protein — its product is MDIKSIKALVAHNFNSVDQLIHDQLASNVPLIGQVCKHIINSGGKRLRPLLVLLVANALNYQGNDHIKIAAIMEFIHTATLLHDDVIDNSNLRRGDRTANDIWGNSASILVGDFLTTRTFQLISQLRNFEAIDILANTTNNLTEGEVKQLVNRNNADITEAQYFDVIMDKTARLFQAAAEMTATICHAPESLRRSLGRYALDLGIAFQLIDDALDYVGDSSELGKNTGDDLAEGKTTLPLIYALKHADATDASCIRHAIENSSRDNLPAILTTIKRTQAVEYTLDRAKQLAEQAIQNLDDLPVSSYREGLENLAQFAIQRQF
- a CDS encoding AFG1 family ATPase yields the protein MKPSVHYQQLIETRLIERDEQQMKLLPLLDELYTELCSQNQLGVKVPRKIRQFFGCGRPPKGLYVWGGVGTGKSFLIDNFFNCLPFTDKLRMHFHNFMDSVHFELTEYQGTADPLTQVAKDFAKRTRILCLDELMVNDIADAMILGELFKKLIAHEVCLVFTSNIEPSRLYEKGLQRQRFLPAIKLIEEHSHIIKLDSGFDYRERNSGHAQHYLQPLNENTDAKMREYFLQYSNGEDISAGEIEIHDRHIKFIGRAHDVIWFNFSKICTVPRSQKDYLAIAKDFKTVMISDVVALKPHETTIVQDFISLIDVLYDHKVRVIISAQVGIDQLYPHGRLVFPFMRTMSRLMEMQGLDWVVSSVASVKL